Part of the Camelus bactrianus isolate YW-2024 breed Bactrian camel chromosome 6, ASM4877302v1, whole genome shotgun sequence genome, GGCTATAAATAGCGGCCAATGGGCGGGCCGCGTCGCGCCCCTTAAGAGCCGCGGGAGCGCGGAGCCGCCGCTGTTCGCTTGCGCCGCGCCCGGAGCTGCGGAAGGACCCAgagcccccgcccctgcctggcCACTCGGTGAGTGGGCCCGAGGGCTGGGGGTGGCCGCGCGAGGCGCCAGGGCTGGGGCGCGGCGTCGCGCGCTCTGGGCACGCGAGGGCCCGCCGCCTGGGGAGGGCGTGCCAGCTGGGCCGGGGGTCCTGGGCGGTGCAGGAGCTCCCAGCGCGGTGTCGACCCCGCCGACCTTGACCGCGTCCTCGGTGACCCGGGCCCGGGGCAGGCTGGTGGTTTCCAGGAGGCCTGGTACCTCGGGTCCCCGCTGACTCCCGCGTCTCCCCGCAGCCCGCCGCCGCCATGCCCTTCTCCAATAGCCACAACACGCTGAAGCTGCGCTTCCCGGCCGAGGACGAGTTCCCCGACCTCAGCAGCCACAACAACCACATGGCCAAGGTGCTGACCCCCGAGCTTTACGCCGAGCTGCGCGCCAAGAGCACGCCAAGCGGCTTCACGCTGGACGATGTCATCCAAACCGGCGTGGACAACCCAGGTACGCGCATCCCAGTCCCGGGGGTCAGGGTGCCGGCGCCTTATCCGTGAGCCACGGGCCCAGCGTCACCCTCAGATCCCCCTCGGGCCAAGGTCCGGGCGCCCCCTTTCTGTGCGCAGCCGCAGGGTCTTCAGCGGCTCCCTCAGGTCTGGCAGTGACGTCACTGTCCCCATTCCGCGCCTCCCCCTCCCAGGCCACCCCTATATCATGACTGTGGGCTGCGTGGCTGGCGACGAAGAGTCGTACGACGTGTTCAAGGAGCTCTTTGACCCCATCATTGAAGACCGGCACGGCGGCTACAAACCCAGCGACGAGCACAAGACCGACCTCAACCCCGACAATCTGCAGGTGCCCAGCGGCCCGGGGCGGCggggcaggctggggaggggtctCCGGGCACTCACCCCACCTCGGCCCCCAGGGCGGCGACGACCTGGACCCCAACTACGTGCTGAGCTCGCGGGTGCGCACGGGCCGCAGCATCCGTGGCTTCTGCCTCCCCCCGCACTGCAGCCGCGGGGAGCGCCGCGCCATCGAGAAGCTCGCCGTCGAAGGTAGGGGTGAGGCTCGAcgggcgcccccccccccccgatcccGGTCCAAGCCTGGGTCCCCGCTGGCTTGTTTACCAGTCACCCGAGCTGCCGCCGCCGCGCCGGCTCCTGTTTCCCGGAGGGACAGAGGCCCGGCCCTTCGCCTACAGCGCCCTGGGGCCCGGCGAGGGTCCGCCCGAGTCCGGGTAACCCGTTCGGACTGCCAGGACTGGACTCCTACCAAGCTTGGCGGGCATGGGGAGGTGGGGCGGATCCGTGTcgcctgggggtggtggggatggtgggggtggaggtaggagCCCACCAGCTTGTCGTCCTGAGCGCGCCCCTCCGCAGCCCTGTCGAGCCTGGACGGTGACCTGGCGGGGAGATACTATGCGCTCAAAAGCATGACTGAGGCGGAACAGCAGCAGCTCATCGACGACCACTTCCTTTTTGACAAGCCCGTATCGCCCCTGCTGCTGGCCTCGGGCATGGCCCGCGACTGGCCGGATGCCCGCGGCATCTGGTGCGTACTCCCCAAACCCCCTCCCGCGggtccctcttccctccctgccgAAGccgaggaggaagagggaggggccgCGCTGCCGGGATAGGTTCGGTGCCGCCCAGGCCTCTTCGCAGGTGACCTCGACCGCGCAGGTAGGTGAAGGGGCCCGGGCTGGTAGAAGCCTCGGCCTCAGGATCTTAGAGGTGGGTGGGGAACGGGTCGTGTTGGTTTTTTACCCTCCACCCCCGACTCTTGGGATCTTGTTTTCTCTCCTCACTTGCTTCCCCACGGGGACTCTGCCAGGTGCTAAGTGACGCAGACGCTTTAAGGGGGGGGGGAGGGCCCACACACTCTTGTCTGTGCAGGGCAGGCTCCCTGCCAGATATGCAAGCGCATCCCTCTGGGGTGCTGTCCTGACTGCCTGTGCCCCTTAACTCCTGCCCCTACTCTCCACCTACCTGGGCCACACAGTACCTGCTGGCCAAGCTGGAAAGCAGCTCAGGCCTCTTTTGGTCCCCTCTCTGAGGTGTCCTGGCCTCCTTGCCTGCCCCCAGGGTGTTAATGGGGCTGGGGTCCTGGCAGCAGCCCCTGTTCTTGGGTACAGCTGGATTGAGCACCTAGGGGTCTAGAGGAGTGCGTCAGGACCTGCTAAGAGTTTCCCGGATGTAGCCCGAGACCATGGTCCAGGGAGGAGGCTTGActgcgcccctcccccaggcacaATGACAACAAGACCTTCCTGGTGTGGATCAACGAGGAGGACCACCTACGGGTCATCTCCATGCAGAAGGGGGGCAACATGAAGGAGGTGTTCACCCGCTTCTGCAGTGGCCTCGCCCAGGTCAGGCCCCAGGGTTCAGGCAGCCTCCTTGGGGAACCCAGGTCTCAATCACATCAGGAGTCCTGCAAGGGGGCTCTGGGGTCCAGCCCGACgacccctggggagggggcagtctCAGCCAGGCCTCCCCTCACACCTTCTCCACCTCCAGATTGAAACGCTCTTCAAGTCTAAGAACTACGAGTTCATGTGGAACCCTCACCTGGGCTACATCCTCACCTGCCCGTCCAACCTGGGCACAGGGCTGCGGGCAGGTGTGCACATCAAGTTGCCCCACCTGGGCAAGCACGAGAAGTTCGCGGAGGTGCTCAAGCGGCTGCGGCTTCAGAAGCGAGGCACCGGTGAGTGGCGTGGGGCCTGCAGGGAGCGCTCTCCCGCAGGCAGCCCCCAACCCAGCCCTGCTGACCTAGCTGTCTCCCTAGGCGGTGTGGACACGGCCGCCGTGGGTGGTGTCTTTGACGTCTCCAACGCAGACCGCCTGGGCTTCTCAGAGGTAGAGCTGGTGCAGATGGTGGTGGACGGTGTGAAGTTGCTCATTGAGATGGAGCGGCGGCTGGAGCAGGGACAGGCCATCGATGACCTTGTGCCTGCCCAGAAGTGAAGCCTGCCTGCACCTGCGCCACTGCCAGCCCCACTGCTTCCTAACTTATTGCCCAGGCAGTGCCCACCACGCACCCCTGAGGCTCGCTGATTGGCAGCTGAGCCCTTAGCCTCGCTGTAGAGACCTCCTGCCCTTggtagagtttatttttgtgacgGCTAAGATACTGCTGATGCTGAAATAAACTAGGGTTTTCGGCCTGCCCCAGGTCTGTGAGTGGTGCCTCCCCTTTTGGGGGCAGCCTGGGGCCCAGGAACTGGGCTTTGGGACCTGATCCTTGGGTCTGCCCTTTCTGCTTCACTGTAAGATGGGACAGTAGTTGGGAGGCAGTCACCCTGCTGTACCCCCCAATCCTATTCCATTAACCTCTCTGCCATCCTGTCTACTTGGCTTCCCTACAGGCCTGTAACGGGCTGGTTGGGGAGGggcaaggagagggaggagccCCAGGCTGGTGGAGCCCCAGCCTGAGCATCTAAGGGACATttggagtggggctggggccaaGGCCTTGGTTCAGCCCCACCCTGTGGCGTGGGGGAGAtgttgctggggggtggggggctggagcCCAGAAACTTGATACCTTTCCAGTCTTCCACCCCAGAACCCtgttcctcctcttcctggcaGCTTCTCCCTGCCGCCTCCCCAACCCCAACAACCCACTCTGTCTCCTAAATAATCTCTCTCTTCCACTTCCCTCCCAGCCTCCACTCAGGCTGAACTGACCCCTTGCTGGCCCCCAGGCCTTGCCCTCCAGCCCCTTCCATGGAGCCCCGGTGCCCCTTtactgccccctcctcacagccTCCTCTCCAGGACCCTCAGGTGCCTAGTCCCTGGGCCTTCCAGGGCGGGTCCCCACCACAGGGTCCCCGAGCAGGAAGGAGGTTGGGGCTGTTCAGGGCATGGTCTCTAGGTCTGCTTCCTAGCCACTTCCCAGGTGCTGTGGTCCCCAACTGATCTCTCATTCAAGGGTCCCACTTccagccagggcctggggagcccAGGTGGGACACAGCCAGGGGCCCTGGGTGTGTCCTCCAGCTCCTCAGCTCTGCGGACGGCCCGtgctgccacctgctggccaGGGCTGCCTCTGTCCTGTGCTGGCAGTGCCCGAGAGAGCAGGAGCAGTGGGAAGGCTCCTGGCTAGTCCTGGAGCTGCCCAGGAACAGGTGACTGTCCCACCACCTTAAGGTGGGCACAGGCGCCTGAGGGGCCTGGTCAGACAAGCAAATCATGTCCTGAGGAAGTGTTTCAATACCCCCCTTTCACCATCTGGACTGTCAGAATGGGGCGCTCCCTGAACCACCTATGAGCTGAAACCCCAACTGCCCCTTGCAGGCCTCTCTCACCCAGGAAGGCCAAGTGGGCAGGGTTTGACAAGGCAGTAAAGTCAACTCCCTTGGAGCCTGAGCCTCACCCTCTTGCCCTCTGCCTGCAGCGGGGGTGGAGCACACACAGCACCTGGGTCCTCAGGAAGCTGGTCAAGAGGGCAGGGCGGGCACTgctccctgggccctgggggagAGGACTCTCCTCAGCCACCACTGCTCTCCTTCGCCACCTGCTTCCTACCCATCGTTTCCCCCTTGCCTCggttttacttctctttctttcttgcttattTACTGGCTCTACTGACTGCACAATGTAAGTCACATTCATTCCTTCTGGACAAGACAGCTTACTCCACACGCCGGGGGCACCCCTTCGGTGTAACTCCCTCCAAGCTCCCTCCCGTTCGATTCCAGAGACCTTTCAACAGTGATTTCCATCTTCCTGAAAATCACGGTCAAACATGGGAGGTCTAAGAAACACCCTCCTACATGACAACGTGCCTTTGTTCCTCATTCACTGTCTTGGGCAGAGGGCACCAGTCACCAGTGGTGACAGCATCTGATGCAGCAGCCGTGGCCCGCAGCACCCCCGACGCCCGCACATGATGGGGGGTCCCCAGGTACTGTGGGGCACTCAGCAGGATTCCTAGCCTCCAACCTCTAGATGCCAGAGGTACCACACGTCCTGCTTGGGACAGTGGGAAAACAATGTCTCCAGACAGTACTAACTGTCCCCTGGGGGCCCAAATCGTCCCCAGCCTGAGAATGGCTGCCCCACAGAAATAATGAAGAGTTGCTTCATTATTTACTCAGAACTGGGGAGGACTGGTCAGGGTGGCTAACAATAAAGGGCTGGTTAAAACCAGGACCGCTCCCCGAAGGGGCGCCCTGCAGGCACCCACAGCAGTATGAACTCAGTGAGATGGCGACCTGCTGAGAAAAAACCCAAGCGCGAGAGCAGCTGATGAAACTGCCTGTACCCTGCAGGCCCCGCACCGCACGCGTGTGGGGAAGGCCCGCAGAACAGGAGTTGGCGGTGGGTGGTGGGGTAACAAGTGATTTCCTTCTTTATCCTTTATTTCCCACGTTTTCTACAGTGAACATTTATTACTTATATAAGCCAaaacaaattcctttttttttttttttttttgactgtttaaaaaaatgcctCTGTGTGTCCTGGTTGGTGGGAGACTGCCGGGGCTGCGGGACGGGACTGCCACAGCCCCTCCTTCTCTGCGGGTGAATCTCTCCCCGTTCTGGGGGTGGAAACCGAGGGGAGAGGGGACTGGCTGAGGGTCACCAGTGAGACCAACCAGTTCCAAGTCCTGAGGTCTCTTCACTGCTCTTTGACTTTTCAGAACATTCTAGACGTCGTCCAGTGTGCAGGACCTGGCGCTCTTGGCAGTGGCTGAACAGGCAGCAGTGCCTGAACGGTCCTTACTCTGCACTTCTCTTGGGAGCTGCTTGCTGCCCACACCAAAGCCTCCTGAAGccccccgggggtggggggtcacaTACGTGCTCACGGATTCTAGGATAATTTCCTTTTCCCCAGGTAAACCACCTTTTTATTAACAAGAAGTCGTCTTGTTGGCTGTGAGGTTTCCAGTGCACAGGGGACGGCACGGCAGCTTGGAGAAGCGGGGTCTTTCTGGTCCTACAGAGGGTGGGGGCTTTTCACATGTGAACTGGGTGACAAATCCTGCTTCCTGAGTCTAGAGGCTTTCTGCCGGGACCCATGCACAGCACCCGGACTCCCTCCACCTTGCTCCGTACACCTGTCTTTGTATACTGGCTCTGCTTTGCCAAAGACACAGTGAAGTGAGGATGTTCTGTTTGGTTTCAGAAGTCCTAACCTTTACACCTTTCTCAGAGTTGGGGCCTTGTCAAAATTTAAGGCTCGACTTAAATAATCAAGCTTGAGACTCAGAAAAGCAAACAGCACTCCTTCCGGCTCCTCACGTTTCTGATCGGTCTCTGCGCAGAGGCGGCTGCAAGTCTTCTGGCAGCCTTCTCCcctt contains:
- the CKB gene encoding creatine kinase B-type, which codes for MPFSNSHNTLKLRFPAEDEFPDLSSHNNHMAKVLTPELYAELRAKSTPSGFTLDDVIQTGVDNPGHPYIMTVGCVAGDEESYDVFKELFDPIIEDRHGGYKPSDEHKTDLNPDNLQGGDDLDPNYVLSSRVRTGRSIRGFCLPPHCSRGERRAIEKLAVEALSSLDGDLAGRYYALKSMTEAEQQQLIDDHFLFDKPVSPLLLASGMARDWPDARGIWHNDNKTFLVWINEEDHLRVISMQKGGNMKEVFTRFCSGLAQIETLFKSKNYEFMWNPHLGYILTCPSNLGTGLRAGVHIKLPHLGKHEKFAEVLKRLRLQKRGTGGVDTAAVGGVFDVSNADRLGFSEVELVQMVVDGVKLLIEMERRLEQGQAIDDLVPAQK